In Daucus carota subsp. sativus chromosome 4, DH1 v3.0, whole genome shotgun sequence, one DNA window encodes the following:
- the LOC108215621 gene encoding E3 ubiquitin-protein ligase DA2L: MGNKLGRKREAVDEKYTKPQGLYQHKDVDQKKLRKLILDSKLAPCYPGDDDHNAFDLEECPICFLYYPSLNRSRCCSKGICTECFLQMKTPNSTRPTQCPFCKTSNYAVEYRGMKTKEEKGIEQIEEQRVIEANIRMRQQELKDEEERMQKRQLVNSSSRSRSGEIEYSSIADSSSFVEGEGTNSPQYLSAMPSMRQPLPPRQNREDEFDLDLEDIMIMEAIWLSIQGNDRHGNPTSGDTAPLEQFISEDQCVAAPVETATSSSSPSGGLACAIAALAERQQGSEDSSGNYNENTSTFNTVPVCSSFSNINEPVHHQYFASSSIEVAPIIREEWGTEVGPSYAGHDAAEDMVENNNSFPEQDENGSNSQTSAAAVVPESFEEQMMLAMAVSLAEARACTSSPSVTWQY; this comes from the exons ATGGGGAATAAATTGGGGAGAAAGAGAGAAGCGGTGGATGAGAAGTACACAAAACCACAAGGGTTGTATCAGCACAAAGATGTGGATCAGAAGAAGCTTAGAAAGCTTATTCTTGATTCTAAGCTTGCCCCATGTTACCCCGGTGACGATGATCACAATGCCTTTGATCTCGAGGAATGCCCAATTTGCTTCTTG TATTATCCAAGTCTTAATCGCTCAAGATGTTGCTCCAAAGGCATATGCACCG AGTGTTTTCTGCAGATGAAAACTCCCAATTCTACTCGTCCTACACA GTGTCCCTTCTGTAAGACCTCTAACTATGCTGTGGAGTATCGGGGTATGAAGACAAAGGAGGAAAAAGGCATCGAACAAATT GAAGAACAACGAGTGATTGAAGCTAATATAAGAATGCGACAACAAGAACTAAAGGATGAAGAGGAGAGGATGCAGAAACGCCAACTTGTAAATTCGTCAAGCAGAAGCAGATCGGGGGAGATTGAGTATAGCTCAATAGCAG ACTCATCATCCTTTGTAGAAGGTGAGGGAACAAATTCTCCTCAATACCTATCTGCTATGCCATCAATGAGGCAGCCTTTACCCCCTAGGCAGAATAG GGAAGATGAATTTGATCTTGATCTTGAGGATATAATGATCATGGAAGCAATTTGGTTGTCCATTCAG GGGAATGACAGACATGGGAATCCAACCTCCGGGGATACTGCTCCATTAGAACAATTCATATCAGAGGATCAATGTGTGGCAGCACCAGTTGagacagcaacatcttcatcgtCCCCTTCGGGTGGTCTAGCTTGTGCAATTGCTGCTTTAGCAGAGCGTCAGCAAGGAAGTGAAGATTCTTCCGGTAACTATAACGAAAACACTTCGACGTTCAATACGGTTCCTGTATGCAGCAGCTTTTCGAATATAAATGAGCCGGTGCATCATCAGTATTTTGCATCAAGCTCCATCGAAGTGGCCCCCATTATAAGGGAAGAATGGGGGACTGAAGTTGGACCGAGTTATGCAGGGCATGACGCAGCCGAAGATATGGTCGAGAACAATAACTCTTTCCCAGAACAGGATGAAAATGGAAGTAATTCTCAAACTTCAGCTGCAGCCGTTGTTCCCGAGAGCTTCGAGGAGCAGATGATGCTGGCCATGGCAGTATCGCTAGCTGAGGCTCGGGCCTGCACCAGTTCCCCTAGCGTGACATGGCAGTATTAG
- the LOC108216657 gene encoding interactor of constitutive active ROPs 1-like yields the protein MPRLSRGSELTQRSPNLGDGRGSSQLRKSNSELDPSRRSTVSERSSKLRGGRSPRGSQSDPVNQKRFGSRIAGLESQLQLAQEELKNLKDQLTFAQAAKEQAQQELENKATDSVIPEAEELLEEHSPPIEIEESNETDANENDSACQQETDVFEVLVEKSLGISQPNEDSELNLSTITTAISEPGEQIVNELALKNEEISLLVAKMGEKESELASVSQENEKLKTQLHEATEEISSARVKEEELKLRLRQVEEELRSAQGRILHSNALLETVEGEKEALETEMTRLRVQTEQWRKAADAAALVLAGDAEMNARGLSTRFESMDKHYCSAFEPPLGGYAGFLDSQGLDNDSDDGYGNGKKKSSGVRMFGDLWKKKSQK from the exons ATGCCAAGATTAAG CCGAGGTTCAGAACTGACTCAAAGGAGCCCGAACTTGGGGGATGGCAGAGGTTCATCTCAACTGAGGAAATCTAACTCTGAATTAGATCCTTCTCGTCGGAGTACTGTCAGTGAAAGGAGTTCAAAGTTGAGAGGTGGTCGATCCCCTCGAGGTTCTCAGTCTGATCCTGTTAATCAGAAACGATTTGGAAGTCGTATTGCAGGTTTGGAATCTCAACTCCAGCTAGCGCAAGAGGAGCTCAAGAATCTGAAAGATCAGTTAACCTTTGCTCAGGCAGCAAAGGAACAAGCTCAACAGGAACTGGAGAATAAAGCCACAGATTCGGTTATTCCAGAGGCTGAAGAACTTCTTGAAGAACATTCCCCTCCAATTGAAATTGAAGAATCCAATGAAACAGATGCTAATGAGAATGATAGTGCTTGTCAGCAGGAAACTGATGTTTTCGAAGTTCTAGTAGAGAAGTCACTTGGAATCAGCCAACCAAACGAAGATAGTGAGCTCAACTTATCGACAATAACGACAGCCATTTCTGAACCAGGGGAACAAATAGTCAATGAGTTAGCTTTAAAGAATGAGGAGATAAGTTTGTTAGTAGCCAAAATGGGAGAGAAGGAAAGTGAACTAGCTTCTGTTTCTCAAGAAAATGAAAAGCTAAAAACTCAGTTGCATGAGGCAACTGAGGAGATATCATCAGCTCGCGTCAAGGAAGAGGAGCTAAAATTGAGGTTGAGACAAGTAGAAGAAGAGCTGAGAAGTGCGCAAGGCCGAATTCTTCATTCCAATGCGTTGCTTGAAACGGTGGAAGGAGAAAAGGAGGCACTGGAAACAGAAATGACGAGGCTCAGAGTGCAAACGGAGCAATGGAGAAAAGCAGCCGATGCTGCTGCATTAGTACTAGCAGGGGACGCGGAGATGAATGCAAGAGGTCTGTCTACAAGGTTTGAATCCATGGATAAGCACTACTGCAGCGCGTTTGAGCCACCACTTGGTGGATATGCTGGATTTCTGGATTCACAAGGATTAGATAATGACTCTGATGATGGTTATGGAAATGGAAAGAAGAAAAGTTCAGGTGTTAGAATGTTCGGAGACTTGTGGAAGAAGAAGAGCCAAAAGTGA
- the LOC108216746 gene encoding gibberellin 2-beta-dioxygenase 1 yields MVLSQLQQQEFDVVQSSITPTVFQGIPVIDLSNPDSKSCLVKACEDFGFFKVVNHDIPTQLISNLESQAIQFFSLPLCEKEKSGPPNPFGYGNKSIGRNGDISWLEYLLLTTGPEFDYHTLSSVSAQTPQTFRGAVNDYVSAVKTMACQILELLADGLRIEQKNVFSKLLMDKQSDSVFRLNHYPPSPDINMIGFGEHTDPQIISVLRSNNTSGLQISLREHGSWFSVPPDQDSFFINVGDSLQVMTNGRFKSVKHRVLANSEKSRVSMIYFGGPPLNEKIAPLPSLLMQGEDSSLYKEFTWFEYKKSAYESRLADNRLCLFEKFAAS; encoded by the exons ATGGTACTCTCACAGCTTCAACAACAAGAGTTCGATGTTGTCCAGTCCTCCATAACTCCTACAGTGTTCCAAGGCATTCCTGTCATCGACCTCTCCAACCCGGACTCTAAATCTTGCCTCGTTAAGGCCTGCGAAGATTTTGGCTTCTTCAAAGTTGTCAACCATGACATCCCAACTCAACTTATTTCCAATCTTGAATCACAAGCAATCCAATTCTTTTCGTTACCTCTGTGTGAAAAAGAAAAGTCAGGCCCTCCTAACCCTTTTGGCTACGGGAATAAGAGCATTGGACGTAACGGAGACATCAGTTGGCTCGAATATCTTCTGCTAACAACCGGCCCTGAATTTGATTATCACACACTTTCCTCTGTTTCTGCTCAAACACCCCAAACCTTTAg GGGTGCTGTGAATGATTATGTATCAGCTGTGAAGACAATGGCATGTCAGATACTTGAGCTTTTGGCTGATGGTTtgaggattgaacagaagaatGTGTTTAGCAAACTTCTGATGGATAAACAGAGTGACTCTGTTTTCAGGCTGAATCACTATCCTCCATCTCCAGATATAAACATGATTGGATTCGGAGAGCACACCGACCCACAAATCATCTCTGTTCTAAGGTCTAACAACACCTCAGGCCTGCAAATCTCTCTGAGAGAGCACGGCTCCTGGTTCTCCGTTCCGCCAGACCAGGACTCATTCTTCATCAACGTTGGTGACTCTTTACAG GTGATGACTAATGGGAGGTTCAAGAGTGTGAAGCATAGGGTTTTGGCAAATAGCGAAAAATCAAGGGTGTCAATGATTTATTTCGGAGGACCACCACTGAATGAGAAGATAGCTCCGTTGCCTTCGTTGCTTATGCAAGGAGAGGACAGCAGCTTGTACAAGGAATTCACTTGGTTTGAGTACAAAAAATCTGCCTATGAGTCCAGGCTTGCTGATAACAGACTCTGCCTCTTTGAGAAATTTGCAGCCTCATAA